The DNA segment TGTCCTTACTAATATCCCAGTTAGTGCTATTGAATAAATTACAATAAATATTCCCATTATTATTCCAAATAAAGAAAGGAAGTATAGGTACATAGCTGTAAATTCTGTTCTTCCAAAGAAGAAGTCTGAGAATTTTTTATTGCCAGTTATTCCGTAAATTAACCTTTCTAATCCTAAAGGAATACCAATTACATATAGGAAATACGGATTAAAATATACTAGAGTTTCATAAAGTAAATCGTAAAAGTTAACTTTAATTGAAATAACTAGGTAAAGTGAAGAGACGAGGAGAGATAAGCCTAAGATTCCACTTGTTACTCTATTTCCTAGTAATTTTAGTAGCTTAGTTTCGGCCATTCCATAACACCTACAAATTTTTCTCCCATAGTTATATCTGCTAGTTCACCTATTATTACACCGCCTAATAAACCTAATATTAAACCAGGTAATCCAGCCAATTTATATCCTAAGCCCGCTCCTAGTAAACTTCCTATTCCTTTTCCTAAGTACTTGTCATCTACTTCATATATTGTCGCAAAATCCTGCCTACCGAATTTTCCCTCTTTTGCAAAATAGAATGCGGCCTCAGAGATTGCTTCTTTCACTTCGGCTAAATTGTTTCCTTTAAATAATGTCATATACATATCATAATCACCTTGAATTTTTCTGTATATTGGTATAAACCCTATTTTCCTCAATGTTTGTGACAAATTACTGGCAGAGCCTTTAGTGACTTTAAAGATAACCTTGTACATACTTATAATCATTTAATTCGGAAGTTTAATATTTTTTCTTAGTTCTATTTTCGAACCTTAATCTTTTTACTCTCGAATTGAAGAGTATCATGAGAATATGATGGAAGTTGAGGAAGATAACAAAAAATATTATGCAGTGGTAAAAGTAGATAACCTGGATTTACCAGATAATGTAGGAGTAAGCAGATTACATTCACATATTTCTTCAGCAGTTGACGAAGCTTTAGAAAATCTTAAGGAGTATTTAAAAGAACAAGGAATTAGTGGTAAATTCTCAACTAATGTAGAAGTATTTGTAAAAGAAGAGACTATGTCAAGGTTGGTAGAAACTATAAAAGCTAAAATCAAAACATAAAGTATGGAATTATCGGAAGCGCTTGAGAATTATATTAAAGAAATTTACGAGCTCGAAGAAGTAAAAGGTCAAGCTAAAGTTACTGACTTAATTATTGCTTTTCAAGTTTCTCCTGGTACAATAAGTAAGGCTTTAGATAGATTAGAATCATTGGGGCTAATTACTAGATCCAATAGGAAGTTGAAACTTACTGATGATGGAAGAAAGATTGCAGAAAGGTTAATAAGATCTCATAGGCTTTCCGAAAGGTTGCTTACTGATGTTATTGGAGTTGATTGGATTAGGGCTCATGAAATAGCCCATAGGTTAGAGCACATTTGGCCTGACGACGTTTTAGATAAGATTGATGCGATATTAGGCTTTCCCTCCACCTGTCCCCACGGGCATCCTATACCAGGTAGAATGAAGATACCTACTGGTAAATTATTATCAGAAGTAAATGAGGGAGAATACAAGGTAATTATGATAGTTAAAGAAGAAGAATGGATATTAAGAAATATGGAAATGTTAGGAATAAAACCGGGGGAGACTATAAAGCTTTTAAAAAAGGATGAAGATAAGTTTATTGTTCAAATTAATGGTAAAATAAGTGAAATAACAAAAACATTAGCTGATCAGGTAGTTGTAAATGTCTGAACTTAACGATTTAATGAAAAAAATTCTTATCCATATATATAAATACGGTCCAGATAACCCATGGTATATGGCTAGAAGGTTATTAGGAGAAAGCGGATGGGCTCCTAAATATAATGAAGACGAGATTGATGCCGCTTGTAGAAAACTTGAAGAAATGGGTTATTTAGTGAGATTTCAAGGAGCATTAAAGAAATCAGTAACTTCTTCAGTAAAACCTTGGCTAAAAGTTAAGGCGAAAGAATTAGGTCACAAACCTAAGGGAATATACTTTGATCTATCTAAGGAAGGGCGTAGGATTGCTTCGGATCTTTATAAGGAATATAAGAGATCATTGGAGTCTGCTAATAAATCCAGCCAGAAAACTAATAATAAGAAGAAAAGTTAGTAATAAGTAGTAGTTTTTATTATTTGATTTTCAAATATAAAATATCATGAATTTCTCTATTATAGATAAGATTCTAGAATACGCAGATCCTTATAATGCACTTATGGAAAAAGTGAAAGTCGAAAAGGATAAGATAATAGTACAAGGTAAGGAATACAAATTTTCCAAGCCTCTTATGATAGCAGTTGGTAAAGCCTCTTATAAAATGGCTAAATTCTTTCTAGATAGAATAGAACCAGTAGACTATTTGGTTATAACTCCTCATGGGTCTAATTTACCTTTAAAGAACGTCATAGAAGCAGGTCACCCTCAAGTTGACGAGTTCAGCCTAAAAGCAGGGGAAAGAGTAAAGGAAATGCTTACAACAGAAGATTATGATCTTTTAATTTTCTTACTTTCTGGAGGAGCATCAGCTCTACTAGAAGATCCAGTCATTCCTCTAGAAGAATATAGAAAAATTAACGATAGGTTGATAAAATCTGGTTTGGAGATAACAAAAATTAACATAGTGAGAAAGCACTTATCGAGGCTTAAAGGAGGTTCTTTGGCTAAATTATCTAAAGCCAAAGTTTTGACTCTTATTGTAAGTGACGTTCCGGGTAATGATTTAGGAAGTATAGGTAGCGGGTATACTGTAGCAGATAAAAGCACAGTTAAGGACGCTAAAGAAATTCTTGAAGATATAGGTCTTCCAGAGTATTCTAGATACTTAATAGAAACGCCAAAAGAAGTTAATGCTGATAATTATATTATTCTGGATAACATGGACGTATTAAAGAAGATTTCTTCTCATCTTTATAATCCTCTTATTCTTACTTCCCAAGTAGTTGGAGAGGCAAAAGATCTAGGAAAATTTATTGCATCAATATATAAATCAATTTTACAATATTCTATACCTTTCAAAAAAGGTAGCATAATAATAGGTGGAGAACCAGAAGTTACAATAACTGGGAGATTCGGAAAAGGGGGAAGAAATGGCGAAGTAGCCCTTTCGCTTTTACAAGAGGCTAGAGGAAATTATGAATTTTATGCAATTGCCACAGACGGAATAGATGGAAATAGTGAGTATGCAGGCTGTGTAATTAGAGGAGACATGAATATAAGTTATGAGGAAATTGAGGAAAGTCTAAAAAATCATTCAAGTTATGAACTCTTAGAGAGGTATTCTGCAGTAATCAAAACAGGCCTTACGTATACTAATGTAAATAACGTTTACATCTTAATGGTTGATTGATGTCTTATTTTTTTCTGTAACATTAGAAGTCCTCTAGCTATTGCCTCTGGTCTAATTGGACAGCCTGGCACGTAAATATCTACTGGTATTCCTACTTCTGAAGGTAAGACCGTATTATAAGAATTCCAGAAAATACCTCCTTCTAGACTGCATGCTCCTATGGCCATTACATACTTTGGCTCTGGCATTTGTTCATAAACTATTCTTGCAGCCCTTGCCATTTTCCTAGTCATTGTACCTTCTATAACTAGAATATTTGATTGTCTTGAAGAAGAGAAAGGAAGCATACCG comes from the Acidianus infernus genome and includes:
- a CDS encoding metal-dependent transcriptional regulator; amino-acid sequence: MELSEALENYIKEIYELEEVKGQAKVTDLIIAFQVSPGTISKALDRLESLGLITRSNRKLKLTDDGRKIAERLIRSHRLSERLLTDVIGVDWIRAHEIAHRLEHIWPDDVLDKIDAILGFPSTCPHGHPIPGRMKIPTGKLLSEVNEGEYKVIMIVKEEEWILRNMEMLGIKPGETIKLLKKDEDKFIVQINGKISEITKTLADQVVVNV
- a CDS encoding glycerate 2-kinase, with translation MNFSIIDKILEYADPYNALMEKVKVEKDKIIVQGKEYKFSKPLMIAVGKASYKMAKFFLDRIEPVDYLVITPHGSNLPLKNVIEAGHPQVDEFSLKAGERVKEMLTTEDYDLLIFLLSGGASALLEDPVIPLEEYRKINDRLIKSGLEITKINIVRKHLSRLKGGSLAKLSKAKVLTLIVSDVPGNDLGSIGSGYTVADKSTVKDAKEILEDIGLPEYSRYLIETPKEVNADNYIILDNMDVLKKISSHLYNPLILTSQVVGEAKDLGKFIASIYKSILQYSIPFKKGSIIIGGEPEVTITGRFGKGGRNGEVALSLLQEARGNYEFYAIATDGIDGNSEYAGCVIRGDMNISYEEIEESLKNHSSYELLERYSAVIKTGLTYTNVNNVYILMVD
- a CDS encoding NADH-quinone oxidoreductase subunit B, with the protein product MTDQILLTGNLKEAARKAAQWLANRKPIRDLRDWGTAFSLWPPHFTTSCCGAEFGAFAAARFDAERFGMLPFSSSRQSNILVIEGTMTRKMARAARIVYEQMPEPKYVMAIGACSLEGGIFWNSYNTVLPSEVGIPVDIYVPGCPIRPEAIARGLLMLQKKIRHQSTIKM